TCGGGCCAGTAGCCGAAGGTTCCCGATGCGAAGGGACCGGCGATGATGGCAGATGTCAACGCCATGACCAAGATGATCGCATAGGAGTGATACCTCTTCTCCAGTAAGCGCTGCTTTTTTGTATCGAACACCAAGTCCAGGGCCAGGTACAGGAAGGAGACGAAGACGAGTACACCAGTGAAGTACATCACCCGGCCGAAGGATTGGGCCGACTGCGCATCCGGGGCATTAGCGAGAAGGAACAGGGCAGCACAGTTCATGAGGACCATGCACATGGATATCATGTACGCCTGGGAGATGCGCTGGTCACCTTTTTTTGTTAGAACGTAGACGCCTAGACACAGACACACTAGCCCTATCGATAGGGGGATCAGTGAATAAGTTAAGGCTGGGTCTACCATGAACGCGTCAATATATTCATCTATGTAAAAAAATTAACGCATCCAATGATACTAATCTGAAACGGAGAAACCAGTCATTACGGTGAACTCCCTCTCGATCAAGGCCTGGTCCTTTATCGACAGCGTGCTCGTGTCCAGGGGCATTATCAGTTTCGCCCCGGAAATGACCGCGGCGTCCCTGAGGGTGTATATAAGGCGCAGCACCTTGTCGATGCTGTTCTCCGAGACCAGGTATTCCACGCCCTCCAACAGTATGACGCCGTTCTTGTTGTCCCTCATATGCTCCAGGAGGATGTTCTGAAGAATGGAGAGGCCTAGGGGGTCCACCCTGTCCGCACCCGGTTGGCTGCACAGCCACAAGGTGCGGGAGCTTCCGATCTCGTACGTTTCCCGCACCTGGTCGGGATGGGTCCGGGTCACGATCATCCCCTCCTTACCTTTGGATAGCTCCTGGATGAACATCTCGTACGCCGGTCTGGTGTCCTTGCTTTCGATGAGCAGAGTGGAACCGGTGAGCGCAGGATCGATGATGTCGCCATCGGCCTGCATGCCCCGGCCATCCATATCGGGAAGCTGGAACAACTTGTGGACGACCACCAGGTGTATGAGGACGCCTTCAGTGGCCAGAAAGCATATGGCAGAAAACGTTATCAGGCCTCCCAGGCCAAGCCCCATGTATATCGATTCCACACCCGCGAGGGTGATGATTAGCCCGCCGGACAGGATCACGCACTGGGATCGAAAGGTCTCGTCAGTGGAGGAGGCCCTCGCCTGGAAATAGCTCTTTATGGATGCACCGGCGAGAAGGGAGATCGATGATATAAGGACCATCACGCTCAGGCCGCCGGTGGTTCCGAACCCGGACCAGCTCTGCGGCCTCCCATCCATCATAAGTGCGATGATAACGCCGGCGGTGGACACGCCCACGAGTATGGCCCTGCGCCCGTTCATCCTCCTGGTGGCGTCCATGCTGGTGTCCAGTTCCAAGGAGAGCGCGAGCATGGTACCGAAGCACATCATGCTCGCCAGTGCGTGCAGGCGGATGGCCAGGTTTATAACATCGGCCTGCGAGGTGTTCTCTATCAGCACCTCCAGCAATGTGATCGCCGCGAGGGAGAAGGCGGCTATGGCGAAGTACACGGAGGACTTCTGCCGATGGTTCTTGGAGAGCACGTAGATACCCAGAGACAAGAACAGGACCCCTGTGGTCCCGAGCACCACCGAATCGAACCCTAGCACGCCAGATACCATCCATAGGCACTTCTTTTTCCTTTATAATATCATCTAGGACAATATCTTGAGCTCATACCCAGTCGGTGTCCCCGAGCATTATGTGGGCCCTCAGGTCCTTTTTCTTCATGATGTCCATTAGGGCGTGGCCTCCGCCCCTTTCCAGGGCGATCACGCTCATTGGTCGCTCCCCCGTGTACCGGACCTCGGATCGGAAACCGGCCTCGGAGAGGCTCTTCTCATAGGGATGTCCTTGGGGAAGGCAGCAGAGGATGGTCTCTATTTTTAGGTCCTGGGCAAGGGACTTGCAGTCGGAGATTAGCCTGGAGTGGAGGTGGGAATATTGGGGATCCATGAGATAGTCCACAATGTTCAGGAATCGCGTACCGTCACGCTCCTCCTCCTTGTGCACCATGTAGCCTGCCAGATCACCGTCGCTGCGTATGATACGTATAATGAAGCGGCCGGCACGAGGGTCCCCATAACGCCAGGCCAGGTGACCGCTGTCCCTGACGATCATCATGTCGAAGTCCCTGCTCGCGCTCTCATGGAGGCGATCGAACTCCGCCCCTATGGTCGTTGCCTCCTCCACCACTATGCCCTCCCCCAGGTCCACGGGCCTGCTCAACGACCTCCTGACAGCCTCCATGGAGCCGTAGCCCAGCTTCTTTATGGAGCCGAAGCGTACCTTGCTGAAGAACAGCTCGGAGTCGACGATGTAGCGGTGCTGCAGCATGGTGATGTTAAGGTCCTGGAACCCCTGCTTCACAAGGCTCAGCTGGTACGCCGCGTGGTTGGGAAATCCGAAGTCCAGTGCTACGGAATGATCGTCCTTTATCTTGTTGCGGCACTTCATGGTCTGTCCGATCAGACCATGGCCACGGAAGGCGGGATCGGTCACCAGGTCCACTCCCTGGGAGGCGATCACTATCCCCTGACCGACCTTCATTCGTGTGGGAAGCGATGCTGAGTGCGATATCATCTCGCCGTTGCGTTCGGCCACGCATACCAGGTGGAACCCCAGGGGGTTTCCGAGGAACTTCCACCGCCAGTGGTCCAGATGGGGGACCGAGGATATCACGGAGGGCCATCCCATATACTTCTCCAGGAAGGGTACGATCCTGTTCTCGTCCCCATCCTCGTATCTATGGACGCGGGCGTCCCCGGTCGGGTCCCCCTCGGCAGTGGTTGATGACAATGTCTTCGACCCCAGATGCCAGGTGAAAATGTAACGGGGATTAATAATCTTCCGCCCAGGAGGCCTAACGGTGCTAAGATGGCGTTTCTGGAAGGGATTATATCATAGTTTCCCATAGACAATGATGGAGAGCACTATGGGCTACAACGGACCGCTGGAGAAGGTGGACGACTATCGCTGGAAGATTCCGAGGGAGTACAAGAGCGGGATGAGGACCGACGCCATAATCT
The nucleotide sequence above comes from Methanomassiliicoccus sp.. Encoded proteins:
- a CDS encoding DUF835 domain-containing protein, with the translated sequence MVSGVLGFDSVVLGTTGVLFLSLGIYVLSKNHRQKSSVYFAIAAFSLAAITLLEVLIENTSQADVINLAIRLHALASMMCFGTMLALSLELDTSMDATRRMNGRRAILVGVSTAGVIIALMMDGRPQSWSGFGTTGGLSVMVLISSISLLAGASIKSYFQARASSTDETFRSQCVILSGGLIITLAGVESIYMGLGLGGLITFSAICFLATEGVLIHLVVVHKLFQLPDMDGRGMQADGDIIDPALTGSTLLIESKDTRPAYEMFIQELSKGKEGMIVTRTHPDQVRETYEIGSSRTLWLCSQPGADRVDPLGLSILQNILLEHMRDNKNGVILLEGVEYLVSENSIDKVLRLIYTLRDAAVISGAKLIMPLDTSTLSIKDQALIEREFTVMTGFSVSD